A stretch of DNA from Manihot esculenta cultivar AM560-2 chromosome 7, M.esculenta_v8, whole genome shotgun sequence:
AcggaatttccgttggtgatccgttgGTGACACCAACGGAAATTACCGTTGGTGATCTGTTAGTGTCACCAACGGACACTAATTCCGTTAGTGAGTAAAATTATCAACAAAAATTTTTCCAACGGACTAAATCCGTCACAGATCCATTACTGACAAATTTCACCAACGGAATATCAGTCTTTACCAACAGAAATTTTTGTTAgtaatttcttattttcttaTAGTGCAAGTCATTCTCCTAATTTTCTCATCCCTGCATTGTCCAACAAATCAATTAAACCCATTAGGGAGAAATGATTCTTACGTGTCATCGAAGTGAATTTCGAGTAGTTCATTTACACTCCTAAACATGCTCTCTCTTACAATCCAAATGGATGGGAATAATAAAACCTACATCCGAACAAGGCTGGCAGTAAAAACCATTGAAAGCAACAAAAACAACTTAGTGTAATACTTGAGGAAGAAGAGGCAGAGaaaggaaataaaaattaaaaaaaggagAGTTAAGATTTTGAACAGTAGTTCCTTGAAAGTTTATGTGAAAGAAGGAATAATGAGAATGAGGATACAttggaataaaaattttataattttatataatttattaataataatagaaaagatTACTGATTGGTGTTGTAATTTAGTTaaactaattatttaatcaCTTTAGTTATTAAAAGCTAAATAATCATTATCGTTttagataattaattatttaaccatttctattaattataagactgactaattatttttttaaattataaaaattaaataattgtctAAAAGTTATAtgaattacataattttattttaaaattataaaaatattttaattagttaaagaTAAAATTAGAGATGATTGGTagtaattatactaaaatatttttcagttttaattaatagactaatgataaaataaataaaaagtaactACATTTCTTTTAGTTAGCAAAAtaagattataaaaatattttaatatatttttaaaattataaaaatactttaattaattaaaataaattataaaaatataacagtaattattttttttataattaagagattaaataataaattttattaaactacaTTTATCATGATAAAgagtaaaattttcataatttaggGCTAAGAGATTAATTCTCTCTTAAATTGAGaggctaaaaaataaattttactaaattatatatatcaaatagtaaaatttccataataataatattcgGTGACTAAACAATAAATGACCACTACATTAACCCGAAAATCAAAACGGAATTTTCTTCCTGTCTATCTCTCCGTTCCTAAGCTCTTTGCCCTTGTTTCTTTCCCAGTTAAATATTGATTCAATCCGTCCTCTTCGATTCAAATTGCTGCtgcatatttataataaatccaTTTCATCTCTATAAACGTTCTAAATTCCTGTCTTTGATCTTCAGTTATCTCTAATCTCAAATGGGCAAGAACGAATTCCTCACCCCAAAAGCAATCGCCAATCGAATCAAAGCCAAAGGTCTCCAAAAGCTCCGATGGTACTGTCAGATGTGCCAGAAACAGTGCCGTGACGAAAACGGCTTCAAGTGCCACTGTATGAGCGAGAGCCACCAGCGTCAGATGCAAATTTTCGGCCAAAACCCTCACCGAATTGTCGAAGGCTACTCCGAGGAGTTCGAGAACGGCTTCCTCGATCTGATGAGGCGGAGCCACCGGTTCTCGCGGGTGGCCGCTACTGTCGTTTACAATGAGTATATCCATGATAGGCATCACGTTCATATGAACTCAACGCAGTGGGCTACTTTGACGGAGTTCGTTAAGTACTTGGGCCGCACGGGGAAGTGCAAGGTTGAAGAGACTCCCAAAGGGTGGTTTATTACTTATATTGATAGAGATTCAGAGACTCTTTTTAAGGAGAAGATGAAGAATAAGAGAATTAGAGCGGATTTGGCTGAGGAGGAGAAGCAAGAGAGGGAAATTCAGAAGCAGATTGAGAAAGCTGAGCAATTTCTTTCAACAGTTAGAAATGGGGATGTTGAGAAAGAGAATATTGAATCGGCGGAGCCTCCGTTTAAGGAATTGAAGTTGGAGGGTGGGGTTAAGATCGGCTTTGCTCTTGGTTCAAAAAGTAATGTTGGTAAGGAAAAAGGAGAGAGTTCTTCTAGATTGGTATTTGAAGAAAACGAAGAGAAGGAAAGAATGAAcacaaaaattaaagaaaatggtAGTACGGGTAAGAGTGGAAAATCGACATTGGAGGAGTTGATGAGGGAGGAAGAGAAGGCAAAGGAGAGGAGCAATAGGAAGGATTATTGGTTATGTGAAGGGATAATTGTTAAGGTAATGAGCAAGACATTGGCAGAGAAAGGTTACTATAAGCAGAAAGGGGTTGTGAGGAAAGTGATTGATAAGTATGTTGGAGAAATTGAGATGCTTGAGAGTAAGCATGTGTTGAGAGTTGACCAAGAAGAACTTGAGACTGTAATTCCACATATAGGGGGTCTGGTCAGAATAGTTAATGGAGCCTACAGAGGATCAAATGCGAGACTATTGGGAGTGGATGCAGAGAAGTTTTGCGCCAAGGTGCAGGTAGAAAAGGGAATTTATGATGGAAGAGTGCTCAAGGCTGTGGAGTATGAGGACATATGCAAACTTGCTCAGTGAGTTTAGTGGATGCGTTTCTATTTGCTGCTAGGAGTTGTAGTTTAACCTTTTTGTTTGTTCCCCATGATGTGGAATTTTCTTCTGGTATCTGTCGATGCATCTTTCTCATGTTGTATCTTTCAATTAACGATTGATGATCTAGAAATTGTTTATAAAAGGACAAAAGAATTGAGAAACTCATCTTAAGAGTTCCAGCTTTTCACACCCCTTAGCTTTTGTAAGTTAGATGCTTAATTTCTGGTTGTTAATTTGTCATGTGCCTCATAAATTTTCTTGCTCTCCTGCGCTGTTGTAACAACATCAAGATAAGCTTGAATGTCAGTGAAAGTAGAATTTATATCCACAATTCATTTCAATCATTATAGAATTGTAGGAAAAGTTGCTGATTTTGCTTCTTCTTTTTTACTAATGAAATAGATAATTGAAAGATTCAGCATCATAATTATCTGACTGACATGCAGATAAATTGCTAAGCAATGttgtataaaattattgatttggAAGTGCTAGGCTGCATTTGTTTAAGTGTTCCTCTTCAGAGATCATAGATTGGTCAAGTAGCATAACTCATAACCAACATTATCATACCCTAAATTACTGTTGAAACTCTTCGTTGGAGCCCCTTTCTGAGTCATTGTTTTGATTGTCCAAATTCTTTCTTCATAATGGTTTGTGACCTTCATTCATTTTGAAGTTTGCTTCTTGGTGATTAATAGCTCATGAGTACGCATCGGAAGTACATTATATATCTGCAGTTTTGTATTGTAAAGATTAGTAACTTGTTGGTTTGGATTCCGAAGGGATAAAAATCTCTAAACCCATGTCatcggtttttttttttttttttaataaaaaagaaaattgccACTTCCACAGATGGTTTAAATATTTTGCTCTATTTCCAGCTGCTTAAGAATTTCAAGCCCAAGAGTCTAAACTACTCTATCTGGTGAAGTGTATATAAGGTTTAAAACTTTGAAGCTATTacttaacttttatttatttttttatttttttaaaaatttcttttatacAGATTTGGCATATGAATATTGTGCGAGGATTAAACCTATTTCTCAAATTAGTGCTTTGCGCTCCAGATTCTAGATCATAAACTGT
This window harbors:
- the LOC110619826 gene encoding KIN17-like protein, whose translation is MGKNEFLTPKAIANRIKAKGLQKLRWYCQMCQKQCRDENGFKCHCMSESHQRQMQIFGQNPHRIVEGYSEEFENGFLDLMRRSHRFSRVAATVVYNEYIHDRHHVHMNSTQWATLTEFVKYLGRTGKCKVEETPKGWFITYIDRDSETLFKEKMKNKRIRADLAEEEKQEREIQKQIEKAEQFLSTVRNGDVEKENIESAEPPFKELKLEGGVKIGFALGSKSNVGKEKGESSSRLVFEENEEKERMNTKIKENGSTGKSGKSTLEELMREEEKAKERSNRKDYWLCEGIIVKVMSKTLAEKGYYKQKGVVRKVIDKYVGEIEMLESKHVLRVDQEELETVIPHIGGLVRIVNGAYRGSNARLLGVDAEKFCAKVQVEKGIYDGRVLKAVEYEDICKLAQKQKKNKKSQL